From the Sebastes fasciatus isolate fSebFas1 chromosome 3, fSebFas1.pri, whole genome shotgun sequence genome, one window contains:
- the g3bp2a gene encoding ras GTPase-activating protein-binding protein 2 isoform X4 produces MVMEKPSPLLVGREFVRQYYTLLNKAPDFLHRFYGRNSSYVHGGLDPSGKLAEAVYGQAEIHKKVMSLQFSECHTKIRHVDAHATLSDGVVVQVLGELSNNGQPMRKFMQTFVLAPEGSVANKFYVHNDIFRYEDEVFGDSEAELDEESEEEVEEEQEERQASPEPLQESPNSTTYYEPHPVTNGVEEPMEEPAPEPEPEPEPEPKVEEIKPEVDEKVLEEMEEKAPSPAPVESPPNTQEPPKTFSWASVTSKNLPPSGTVASSGIPPHVVKAPSSQPRVEAKTETQTAPLRPRDQRTRDRPAFIPRGPRPGSRGENESGDMDSRRIVRYPDSHQLFVGNLPHDIDESELKEFFMTYGNVVELRINTKGVGGKLPNFGFVVFDDAEPVQRILGAKPIMFRGEVRLNVEEKKTRAVRERETRGGGDDRRDMRRNDRGPGGSRGIVGSGMMRERDGRGPPPRGGMAPKPGMGSGRGSGGQGEGRFTTQRR; encoded by the exons ATGGTGATGGAGAAGCCAAGTCCCCTGCTTGTAGGGCGGGAGTTTGTGAGGCAGTATTACACACTTTTAAACAAGGCACCAGATTTCCTGCACAG GTTTTATGGGAGGAATTCTTCCTACGTTCATGGAGGACTTGACCCAAGTGGGAAGCTGGCGGAAGCGGTGTACGGGCAAGCG GAAATCCACAAGAAGGTCATGTCCCTGCAGTTCAGTGAGTGCCACACAAAGATCAGGCATGTGGATGCCCATGCCACACTGAGTGATGGAGTGGTGGTGCAAGTCCTCGGCGAACTGTCCAACAATGGTCAACCCATGAGGAAGTTTATGCAAACATTCGTGCTTGCTCCAGAG GGTTCGGTGGCAAACAAGTTCTACGTCCACAATGACATCTTCCGTTATGAAGATGAGGTTTTTGGAGACTCTGAAGCTGAGCTTGATGAAG AATCAGAGGAGGAGGTTGAAGAGGAGCAAGAGGAGAGGCAGGCATCCCCTGAGCCACTTCAAGAAAGCCCCAACAGCACCACCTATTACGAACCTCACCCTGTCAC TAATGGAGTAGAGGAGCCCATGGAGGAGCCCGCTCCAGAGCCTGAGCCCGAGCCTGAACCAGAACCCAAAGTAGAGGAGATAAAGCCTGAAGTAGATGAGAAGGTTCtggaagagatggaggagaaggcACCGTCACCGGCCCCTGTGGAGTCCCCACCAAACACCCAGGAGCCTCCCAAG ACCTTCTCGTGGGCCTCAGTGACCAGTAAAAACCTGCCTCCTAGCGGCACAGTCGCCTCCTCTGGAATCCCACCCCATGTTGTTAAAGCTCCAAGCTCACAG CCCAGAGTTGAAGCCAAGACGGAGACACAGACGGCACCTCTTCGGCCCAGAGACCAGCGGACACGCGACAGACCAGCCTTCATTCCGCGGGGTCCCAGGCCTG GTAGTCGGGGAGAAAATGAATCTGGTGACATGGACAGCAGGCGGATCGTGCGGTACCCAGACAGTCACCAGCTTTTTGTTGGAAACCTCCCGCATGACATCGACGAGAGCGAGCTCAAAGAGTTCTTCATGA CATATGGAAATGTTGTGGAGCTGCGGATCAACACCAAGGGCGTTGGTGGGAAGCTGCCCAACTTTGGATTTGTGGTCTTTGACGACGCTGAACCTGTTCAAAGAATCCTGGGGGCCAAG CCCATCATGTTCCGAGGCGAGGTGCGTCTGAAcgtggaggagaagaagacgaGGGCGGTGCGTGAACGAGAGACCCGCGGCGGAGGAGACGACCGTCGGGACATGAGGCGCAACGACCGGGGCCCCGGAGGTTCGAGAGGCATCGTGGGAAGCGGAATGATGCGAGAGCGTGACGGGAGGGGACCACCACCTCGAGGCGGCATGGCCCCCAAACCTGGCATGGGCTCCGGAAGAGGCTCCGGTGGCCAGGGAGAGGGTCGCTTCACGACCCAGCGCCGCTGA
- the g3bp2a gene encoding ras GTPase-activating protein-binding protein 2 isoform X3, protein MVMEKPSPLLVGREFVRQYYTLLNKAPDFLHRFYGRNSSYVHGGLDPSGKLAEAVYGQAEIHKKVMSLQFSECHTKIRHVDAHATLSDGVVVQVLGELSNNGQPMRKFMQTFVLAPEGSVANKFYVHNDIFRYEDEVFGDSEAELDEESEEEVEEEQEERQASPEPLQESPNSTTYYEPHPVTNGVEEPMEEPAPEPEPEPEPEPKVEEIKPEVDEKVLEEMEEKAPSPAPVESPPNTQEPPKTFSWASVTSKNLPPSGTVASSGIPPHVVKAPSSQPRVEAKTETQTAPLRPRDQRTRDRPAFIPRGPRPGSRGENESGDMDSRRIVRYPDSHQLFVGNLPHDIDESELKEFFMTYGNVVELRINTKGVGGKLPNFGFVVFDDAEPVQRILGAKVEGPIMFRGEVRLNVEEKKTRAVRERETRGGGDDRRDMRRNDRGPGGSRGIVGSGMMRERDGRGPPPRGGMAPKPGMGSGRGSGGQGEGRFTTQRR, encoded by the exons ATGGTGATGGAGAAGCCAAGTCCCCTGCTTGTAGGGCGGGAGTTTGTGAGGCAGTATTACACACTTTTAAACAAGGCACCAGATTTCCTGCACAG GTTTTATGGGAGGAATTCTTCCTACGTTCATGGAGGACTTGACCCAAGTGGGAAGCTGGCGGAAGCGGTGTACGGGCAAGCG GAAATCCACAAGAAGGTCATGTCCCTGCAGTTCAGTGAGTGCCACACAAAGATCAGGCATGTGGATGCCCATGCCACACTGAGTGATGGAGTGGTGGTGCAAGTCCTCGGCGAACTGTCCAACAATGGTCAACCCATGAGGAAGTTTATGCAAACATTCGTGCTTGCTCCAGAG GGTTCGGTGGCAAACAAGTTCTACGTCCACAATGACATCTTCCGTTATGAAGATGAGGTTTTTGGAGACTCTGAAGCTGAGCTTGATGAAG AATCAGAGGAGGAGGTTGAAGAGGAGCAAGAGGAGAGGCAGGCATCCCCTGAGCCACTTCAAGAAAGCCCCAACAGCACCACCTATTACGAACCTCACCCTGTCAC TAATGGAGTAGAGGAGCCCATGGAGGAGCCCGCTCCAGAGCCTGAGCCCGAGCCTGAACCAGAACCCAAAGTAGAGGAGATAAAGCCTGAAGTAGATGAGAAGGTTCtggaagagatggaggagaaggcACCGTCACCGGCCCCTGTGGAGTCCCCACCAAACACCCAGGAGCCTCCCAAG ACCTTCTCGTGGGCCTCAGTGACCAGTAAAAACCTGCCTCCTAGCGGCACAGTCGCCTCCTCTGGAATCCCACCCCATGTTGTTAAAGCTCCAAGCTCACAG CCCAGAGTTGAAGCCAAGACGGAGACACAGACGGCACCTCTTCGGCCCAGAGACCAGCGGACACGCGACAGACCAGCCTTCATTCCGCGGGGTCCCAGGCCTG GTAGTCGGGGAGAAAATGAATCTGGTGACATGGACAGCAGGCGGATCGTGCGGTACCCAGACAGTCACCAGCTTTTTGTTGGAAACCTCCCGCATGACATCGACGAGAGCGAGCTCAAAGAGTTCTTCATGA CATATGGAAATGTTGTGGAGCTGCGGATCAACACCAAGGGCGTTGGTGGGAAGCTGCCCAACTTTGGATTTGTGGTCTTTGACGACGCTGAACCTGTTCAAAGAATCCTGGGGGCCAAGGTAGAAGGG CCCATCATGTTCCGAGGCGAGGTGCGTCTGAAcgtggaggagaagaagacgaGGGCGGTGCGTGAACGAGAGACCCGCGGCGGAGGAGACGACCGTCGGGACATGAGGCGCAACGACCGGGGCCCCGGAGGTTCGAGAGGCATCGTGGGAAGCGGAATGATGCGAGAGCGTGACGGGAGGGGACCACCACCTCGAGGCGGCATGGCCCCCAAACCTGGCATGGGCTCCGGAAGAGGCTCCGGTGGCCAGGGAGAGGGTCGCTTCACGACCCAGCGCCGCTGA
- the g3bp2a gene encoding ras GTPase-activating protein-binding protein 2 isoform X1 — MVMEKPSPLLVGREFVRQYYTLLNKAPDFLHRFYGRNSSYVHGGLDPSGKLAEAVYGQAEIHKKVMSLQFSECHTKIRHVDAHATLSDGVVVQVLGELSNNGQPMRKFMQTFVLAPEGSVANKFYVHNDIFRYEDEVFGDSEAELDEESEEEVEEEQEERQASPEPLQESPNSTTYYEPHPVTNGVEEPMEEPAPEPEPEPEPEPKVEEIKPEVDEKVLEEMEEKAPSPAPVESPPNTQEPPKTFSWASVTSKNLPPSGTVASSGIPPHVVKAPSSQPRVEAKTETQTAPLRPRDQRTRDRPAFIPRGPRPDGVASSESQTGKPHLSFVNKGSRGENESGDMDSRRIVRYPDSHQLFVGNLPHDIDESELKEFFMTYGNVVELRINTKGVGGKLPNFGFVVFDDAEPVQRILGAKVEGPIMFRGEVRLNVEEKKTRAVRERETRGGGDDRRDMRRNDRGPGGSRGIVGSGMMRERDGRGPPPRGGMAPKPGMGSGRGSGGQGEGRFTTQRR, encoded by the exons ATGGTGATGGAGAAGCCAAGTCCCCTGCTTGTAGGGCGGGAGTTTGTGAGGCAGTATTACACACTTTTAAACAAGGCACCAGATTTCCTGCACAG GTTTTATGGGAGGAATTCTTCCTACGTTCATGGAGGACTTGACCCAAGTGGGAAGCTGGCGGAAGCGGTGTACGGGCAAGCG GAAATCCACAAGAAGGTCATGTCCCTGCAGTTCAGTGAGTGCCACACAAAGATCAGGCATGTGGATGCCCATGCCACACTGAGTGATGGAGTGGTGGTGCAAGTCCTCGGCGAACTGTCCAACAATGGTCAACCCATGAGGAAGTTTATGCAAACATTCGTGCTTGCTCCAGAG GGTTCGGTGGCAAACAAGTTCTACGTCCACAATGACATCTTCCGTTATGAAGATGAGGTTTTTGGAGACTCTGAAGCTGAGCTTGATGAAG AATCAGAGGAGGAGGTTGAAGAGGAGCAAGAGGAGAGGCAGGCATCCCCTGAGCCACTTCAAGAAAGCCCCAACAGCACCACCTATTACGAACCTCACCCTGTCAC TAATGGAGTAGAGGAGCCCATGGAGGAGCCCGCTCCAGAGCCTGAGCCCGAGCCTGAACCAGAACCCAAAGTAGAGGAGATAAAGCCTGAAGTAGATGAGAAGGTTCtggaagagatggaggagaaggcACCGTCACCGGCCCCTGTGGAGTCCCCACCAAACACCCAGGAGCCTCCCAAG ACCTTCTCGTGGGCCTCAGTGACCAGTAAAAACCTGCCTCCTAGCGGCACAGTCGCCTCCTCTGGAATCCCACCCCATGTTGTTAAAGCTCCAAGCTCACAG CCCAGAGTTGAAGCCAAGACGGAGACACAGACGGCACCTCTTCGGCCCAGAGACCAGCGGACACGCGACAGACCAGCCTTCATTCCGCGGGGTCCCAGGCCTG ATGGTGTTGCATCTTCGGAGTCACAAACGGGGAAACCACACTTGAGTTTTGTTAACAAAG GTAGTCGGGGAGAAAATGAATCTGGTGACATGGACAGCAGGCGGATCGTGCGGTACCCAGACAGTCACCAGCTTTTTGTTGGAAACCTCCCGCATGACATCGACGAGAGCGAGCTCAAAGAGTTCTTCATGA CATATGGAAATGTTGTGGAGCTGCGGATCAACACCAAGGGCGTTGGTGGGAAGCTGCCCAACTTTGGATTTGTGGTCTTTGACGACGCTGAACCTGTTCAAAGAATCCTGGGGGCCAAGGTAGAAGGG CCCATCATGTTCCGAGGCGAGGTGCGTCTGAAcgtggaggagaagaagacgaGGGCGGTGCGTGAACGAGAGACCCGCGGCGGAGGAGACGACCGTCGGGACATGAGGCGCAACGACCGGGGCCCCGGAGGTTCGAGAGGCATCGTGGGAAGCGGAATGATGCGAGAGCGTGACGGGAGGGGACCACCACCTCGAGGCGGCATGGCCCCCAAACCTGGCATGGGCTCCGGAAGAGGCTCCGGTGGCCAGGGAGAGGGTCGCTTCACGACCCAGCGCCGCTGA
- the g3bp2a gene encoding ras GTPase-activating protein-binding protein 2 isoform X2 codes for MVMEKPSPLLVGREFVRQYYTLLNKAPDFLHRFYGRNSSYVHGGLDPSGKLAEAVYGQAEIHKKVMSLQFSECHTKIRHVDAHATLSDGVVVQVLGELSNNGQPMRKFMQTFVLAPEGSVANKFYVHNDIFRYEDEVFGDSEAELDEESEEEVEEEQEERQASPEPLQESPNSTTYYEPHPVTNGVEEPMEEPAPEPEPEPEPEPKVEEIKPEVDEKVLEEMEEKAPSPAPVESPPNTQEPPKTFSWASVTSKNLPPSGTVASSGIPPHVVKAPSSQPRVEAKTETQTAPLRPRDQRTRDRPAFIPRGPRPDGVASSESQTGKPHLSFVNKGSRGENESGDMDSRRIVRYPDSHQLFVGNLPHDIDESELKEFFMTYGNVVELRINTKGVGGKLPNFGFVVFDDAEPVQRILGAKPIMFRGEVRLNVEEKKTRAVRERETRGGGDDRRDMRRNDRGPGGSRGIVGSGMMRERDGRGPPPRGGMAPKPGMGSGRGSGGQGEGRFTTQRR; via the exons ATGGTGATGGAGAAGCCAAGTCCCCTGCTTGTAGGGCGGGAGTTTGTGAGGCAGTATTACACACTTTTAAACAAGGCACCAGATTTCCTGCACAG GTTTTATGGGAGGAATTCTTCCTACGTTCATGGAGGACTTGACCCAAGTGGGAAGCTGGCGGAAGCGGTGTACGGGCAAGCG GAAATCCACAAGAAGGTCATGTCCCTGCAGTTCAGTGAGTGCCACACAAAGATCAGGCATGTGGATGCCCATGCCACACTGAGTGATGGAGTGGTGGTGCAAGTCCTCGGCGAACTGTCCAACAATGGTCAACCCATGAGGAAGTTTATGCAAACATTCGTGCTTGCTCCAGAG GGTTCGGTGGCAAACAAGTTCTACGTCCACAATGACATCTTCCGTTATGAAGATGAGGTTTTTGGAGACTCTGAAGCTGAGCTTGATGAAG AATCAGAGGAGGAGGTTGAAGAGGAGCAAGAGGAGAGGCAGGCATCCCCTGAGCCACTTCAAGAAAGCCCCAACAGCACCACCTATTACGAACCTCACCCTGTCAC TAATGGAGTAGAGGAGCCCATGGAGGAGCCCGCTCCAGAGCCTGAGCCCGAGCCTGAACCAGAACCCAAAGTAGAGGAGATAAAGCCTGAAGTAGATGAGAAGGTTCtggaagagatggaggagaaggcACCGTCACCGGCCCCTGTGGAGTCCCCACCAAACACCCAGGAGCCTCCCAAG ACCTTCTCGTGGGCCTCAGTGACCAGTAAAAACCTGCCTCCTAGCGGCACAGTCGCCTCCTCTGGAATCCCACCCCATGTTGTTAAAGCTCCAAGCTCACAG CCCAGAGTTGAAGCCAAGACGGAGACACAGACGGCACCTCTTCGGCCCAGAGACCAGCGGACACGCGACAGACCAGCCTTCATTCCGCGGGGTCCCAGGCCTG ATGGTGTTGCATCTTCGGAGTCACAAACGGGGAAACCACACTTGAGTTTTGTTAACAAAG GTAGTCGGGGAGAAAATGAATCTGGTGACATGGACAGCAGGCGGATCGTGCGGTACCCAGACAGTCACCAGCTTTTTGTTGGAAACCTCCCGCATGACATCGACGAGAGCGAGCTCAAAGAGTTCTTCATGA CATATGGAAATGTTGTGGAGCTGCGGATCAACACCAAGGGCGTTGGTGGGAAGCTGCCCAACTTTGGATTTGTGGTCTTTGACGACGCTGAACCTGTTCAAAGAATCCTGGGGGCCAAG CCCATCATGTTCCGAGGCGAGGTGCGTCTGAAcgtggaggagaagaagacgaGGGCGGTGCGTGAACGAGAGACCCGCGGCGGAGGAGACGACCGTCGGGACATGAGGCGCAACGACCGGGGCCCCGGAGGTTCGAGAGGCATCGTGGGAAGCGGAATGATGCGAGAGCGTGACGGGAGGGGACCACCACCTCGAGGCGGCATGGCCCCCAAACCTGGCATGGGCTCCGGAAGAGGCTCCGGTGGCCAGGGAGAGGGTCGCTTCACGACCCAGCGCCGCTGA